In a genomic window of Nodosilinea sp. E11:
- the alr gene encoding alanine racemase yields the protein MLSWEQTPSLEPMRCCRAWVEINLAALRHNVQQFKGILPASTQLMAVVKADAYGHGAVIVAQAALHAGATWLGVATVPEGIELRAAGVQAPILVMGAVNSPEEMQAIAHWRLQPTLVNPKQALVFSETLAQLDARPVGVHLKLDTGMARLGFPWAEAVDFVRFVHQLPHLKIDSLYSHLATADEPDTTIMAQQHQRFTTAIANLRQQHLLPPRLHLANTAATLANPALHYDLVRVGLGIYGLYPAPHLRHRVNLQPAMQIKARITHLKQVPAGTGVSYGHQYRCDRPLRLAVVGIGYADGVPRVLSNQLQVIVKGQLAPQIGTITMDQLMLDVTHIPNLQEGDVVTLLGHDGQHTISPDDWAAMAHTISWEILCGFKHRLPRIAVEQPLPAPATAHS from the coding sequence ATGCTCAGTTGGGAACAAACTCCGAGTCTAGAGCCAATGCGCTGTTGCCGCGCCTGGGTCGAAATTAATCTGGCGGCCCTGCGCCACAACGTGCAGCAGTTCAAGGGCATTTTGCCCGCCTCCACCCAGCTCATGGCCGTGGTCAAAGCCGATGCCTACGGTCACGGAGCCGTGATCGTGGCCCAGGCTGCCCTTCATGCCGGAGCGACCTGGCTAGGGGTGGCCACTGTGCCTGAAGGCATTGAGCTGCGGGCGGCGGGCGTTCAAGCCCCCATTTTGGTGATGGGAGCGGTTAACAGCCCCGAAGAAATGCAGGCGATCGCCCACTGGCGACTCCAACCCACCCTGGTGAACCCTAAGCAGGCCCTGGTCTTTTCTGAAACCCTGGCCCAGTTAGATGCCCGCCCCGTCGGCGTACACCTCAAGCTGGACACCGGTATGGCTCGACTGGGGTTTCCCTGGGCTGAGGCGGTAGACTTTGTTCGCTTTGTACACCAGCTTCCCCACCTCAAAATCGACAGCCTTTACTCGCACCTGGCCACCGCTGACGAGCCAGACACGACGATCATGGCGCAGCAGCACCAGCGCTTCACCACCGCGATCGCCAATCTACGCCAGCAACACCTGCTCCCCCCCCGGCTGCACCTGGCTAATACTGCCGCCACCTTAGCCAACCCGGCCCTGCACTACGACCTAGTGCGAGTGGGCCTGGGTATCTACGGGCTCTACCCTGCCCCCCACCTGCGGCATCGGGTCAACCTCCAGCCCGCCATGCAAATCAAAGCTCGCATTACCCACCTCAAGCAGGTGCCAGCGGGCACCGGGGTCAGCTACGGCCACCAGTATCGCTGCGATCGCCCCCTGCGTTTAGCCGTAGTGGGCATTGGCTATGCCGACGGCGTACCGCGCGTGCTCTCCAACCAACTTCAGGTCATCGTGAAGGGCCAACTCGCTCCCCAAATCGGCACCATCACCATGGATCAGCTCATGCTCGATGTCACCCATATCCCCAACCTCCAGGAGGGAGATGTGGTGACTCTACTGGGCCACGATGGCCAACACACCATTAGCCCCGATGACTGGGCCGCCATGGCTCACACCATCAGCTGGGAAATTCTCTGTGGCTTTAAACATCGTCTACCCCGGATCGCCGTCGAGCAGCCCCTGCCTGCCCCGGCCACAGCCCATAGTTAG
- a CDS encoding peroxiredoxin family protein yields the protein MTLTSPPLPPAPYWRYWVPRPPRFALPLGQIPPDFALWDVTHQRTVRLANWRGKQPVVLIFGRILAELAYSPQRYLDLVAINQAYPQFRNAGAEVLVITATVRRQGQAVVDDLKLTLPLLSNETGATFRAYHTGQALGAPLPAQFVIDAQGRLRYSHLCSLLHPNASPERLLTVLETL from the coding sequence ATGACCTTGACTTCCCCACCGCTGCCCCCTGCTCCCTACTGGCGCTATTGGGTGCCTCGACCACCGCGCTTTGCCCTGCCCCTAGGGCAGATTCCCCCTGACTTTGCCCTGTGGGATGTCACCCACCAGCGAACGGTGCGTCTGGCTAACTGGCGCGGCAAGCAGCCTGTAGTTCTGATTTTTGGTCGCATCCTAGCTGAGCTAGCCTATAGCCCTCAGCGCTACTTAGATCTGGTGGCCATCAACCAGGCCTACCCTCAGTTCCGCAACGCTGGAGCCGAGGTCTTGGTGATTACCGCCACGGTCCGACGCCAAGGCCAGGCCGTCGTTGATGATCTAAAGCTGACCCTACCCCTGCTGAGCAACGAGACTGGGGCAACCTTTCGCGCTTACCACACGGGCCAGGCTCTTGGGGCACCGCTACCCGCTCAGTTTGTGATCGATGCCCAGGGCCGTCTGCGTTACAGCCATCTCTGCTCGCTGCTGCATCCCAATGCCTCGCCAGAACGATTGCTGACGGTCTTAGAGACGCTCTAG
- a CDS encoding peroxiredoxin: MTDTREGCLRVGQNAPDFSATAVVDQNFKIVKLSDYRGKYVVLFFYPLDFTFVCPTEIAAFSDRYSEFEALNAEILGISVDSEFAHLAWIQTERKLGGVGDLNYPLVSDIKKDISAAYNVLDPESGVALRGLFIIDRDGVLQHATINNLAFGRKVDETLRVLQAIQHVQENPDEVCPVDWQPGSKTMTPDPVKAREFFAQV; the protein is encoded by the coding sequence ATGACTGATACGAGGGAAGGCTGTTTACGGGTAGGCCAAAATGCCCCTGACTTTAGCGCTACCGCCGTTGTCGATCAAAACTTCAAAATCGTTAAGCTATCGGACTACCGGGGAAAGTATGTAGTCCTATTTTTTTATCCCCTCGATTTCACGTTTGTTTGCCCGACTGAGATTGCCGCTTTTAGCGATCGCTACAGTGAGTTCGAAGCTCTCAATGCTGAGATCCTTGGCATTTCGGTAGACAGTGAGTTTGCCCACCTAGCCTGGATTCAAACCGAGCGTAAGCTGGGCGGGGTGGGGGATCTGAACTATCCCCTGGTATCGGATATTAAAAAAGACATCAGCGCTGCCTACAATGTGCTTGATCCTGAAAGCGGCGTAGCCCTGCGTGGGTTGTTTATCATTGACCGTGATGGGGTGTTGCAACACGCCACGATCAACAACCTAGCCTTTGGTCGCAAGGTTGATGAGACCTTGAGGGTGCTGCAGGCTATTCAGCATGTGCAAGAAAACCCTGATGAGGTTTGCCCGGTAGACTGGCAGCCCGGCAGTAAAACCATGACCCCCGACCCAGTCAAAGCGCGGGAATTCTTTGCCCAGGTTTAG